From Longimicrobium sp., a single genomic window includes:
- a CDS encoding ABC transporter substrate-binding protein — MRLLHRWAARGAGALAVCAALGAAACGGGGGDAGGGGDVEKAPPGGYQTFGGGPPGGTLIVLWDREPDNLNPLTFDASPSYNLVHLMFRALARRDSTLSNYVPDLLESWQVNGNTVVMKVRPGLKWHDEKPVTADDVVFTIERQKDENVGSPRKPDVEGVTSVRMVDSMTVEATLSRMSPAAVNALLEVIPVPKHILKDVAPAQMRFHAFGRQPVGNGLYRFGSWEQGRQVTVNANTTALGGRPSIDRIIVRNVPEPSARLTSLLNGEGDLTKVSADQKGRVGSSQAVKLHHTPRVRPGWIAWNVDKEPVSDIRVRQAFLMALDRPALVRGLLGEEGEPALSPIPPALREHARDIRTIPHDVAGAGRLLDAAGWRDTNRDGIRDKGGRPLNLEIEFSSSDPVRPDMLVGIQSQAKQAGINVVLKPMESTTWVSRLRARQFTGSFWGWGWGPGVMAPNAEAIWHSRSIPPGGANFAGYKNPKVDALIDSLLVEADTTRARAMWRTLEQTAIDDAVYAPIFLDPEFYGVSARFSNVKFRGPEWWEDVIFWSIPTNRRTARDRMAAQAK; from the coding sequence ATGAGGCTTCTGCATCGGTGGGCGGCGCGCGGAGCAGGCGCGCTGGCGGTCTGCGCGGCGCTGGGTGCCGCGGCGTGCGGGGGCGGGGGCGGTGATGCCGGCGGCGGCGGCGATGTGGAGAAGGCGCCGCCGGGCGGCTACCAGACCTTCGGCGGCGGGCCCCCGGGAGGGACGCTGATCGTCCTCTGGGACCGCGAGCCGGACAACCTCAACCCGCTCACCTTCGACGCGTCGCCGTCGTACAACCTCGTCCACCTGATGTTCAGGGCGCTGGCGCGGCGCGACAGCACGCTCAGCAACTACGTTCCCGACCTTCTGGAGTCGTGGCAGGTCAACGGGAACACGGTCGTGATGAAGGTGCGCCCCGGCCTCAAGTGGCACGACGAGAAGCCGGTGACCGCCGACGACGTGGTGTTCACCATCGAGCGCCAAAAGGATGAGAACGTCGGCTCCCCCCGCAAGCCGGACGTGGAAGGAGTCACGTCGGTGCGCATGGTGGATTCGATGACGGTGGAGGCAACGCTCTCCAGGATGAGCCCCGCGGCCGTCAACGCGCTCCTCGAGGTGATCCCCGTTCCCAAGCACATCCTCAAGGACGTGGCTCCGGCGCAGATGCGCTTCCACGCCTTCGGCCGCCAGCCGGTGGGCAACGGGCTCTACCGCTTCGGAAGCTGGGAGCAGGGACGGCAGGTGACGGTGAACGCCAACACCACCGCGCTGGGCGGCCGTCCGTCGATCGACCGCATCATCGTGCGCAACGTCCCCGAGCCGAGCGCCCGCCTCACCTCGCTCCTCAACGGCGAGGGCGACCTCACCAAGGTTTCGGCGGACCAGAAGGGGCGCGTGGGGAGCTCGCAGGCCGTGAAGCTGCATCACACGCCGCGCGTGCGGCCGGGCTGGATCGCGTGGAACGTGGACAAGGAGCCGGTGAGCGACATCCGCGTGCGGCAGGCGTTCCTGATGGCGCTCGACCGTCCCGCGCTCGTCCGCGGTCTCCTGGGCGAGGAGGGCGAGCCCGCGCTGTCGCCGATCCCGCCCGCGCTCCGCGAGCACGCGCGAGACATCCGCACCATTCCGCACGACGTAGCGGGCGCGGGTCGCCTGCTGGACGCCGCCGGCTGGCGCGACACCAACCGCGACGGGATCCGCGACAAGGGCGGCAGGCCGCTGAACCTGGAGATCGAGTTCAGCTCCAGCGACCCGGTTCGCCCGGACATGCTGGTGGGGATACAGAGCCAGGCCAAGCAGGCCGGCATCAACGTCGTCCTCAAGCCGATGGAGAGCACCACCTGGGTCTCGCGCCTGCGCGCGCGCCAGTTCACCGGCTCGTTCTGGGGCTGGGGATGGGGCCCGGGCGTGATGGCGCCCAACGCGGAAGCCATCTGGCACTCGCGCTCCATCCCGCCGGGCGGCGCCAACTTCGCCGGCTACAAGAACCCAAAGGTCGACGCCCTGATCGACTCCCTCCTCGTGGAGGCGGACACGACCCGCGCCCGCGCCATGTGGCGCACGCTGGAGCAGACGGCCATCGACGACGCCGTCTACGCGCCCATCTTCCTCGACCCCGAGTTCTACGGCGTCAGCGCGCGCTTCTCCAACGTGAAGTTCCGCGGCCCGGAGTGGTGGGAGGACGTGATCTTCTGGAGCATCCCCACGAACCGCCGCACCGCGCGAGACCGCATGGCGGCGCAGGCGAAGTGA
- a CDS encoding Shedu anti-phage system protein SduA domain-containing protein, with product METVYWRQCKTIGSFSTVDNNLAVRRKSVTAELRYWSVLHSDLKPHVLALRDEWKNLLDDPSTTEPTYQKFLQDNAGFFWADGVNCVVVLSQVRLGRDYVTDFVLGYDRGSLGLHYELVEIESPHEPAYTRGGKPSRRLNAALEQVSDWKYWINANREEAKRVFPSSDFLYDMPSFSYTVVIGRRSDGDDQRLRRNRKAASLGVAIRSFDWLSDRVTGRIYLDTFETYAHECSRLPVAVRNQLASPFNTSISDGDWRAISRSAKFKPFHSVPLNAELLIPKWSQSYRLSDFDAAWSKLSDARRASFAQTLEESERH from the coding sequence ATGGAGACCGTATACTGGCGCCAGTGCAAAACCATCGGCAGCTTCAGCACCGTTGATAACAATTTAGCTGTGAGGAGAAAGTCAGTGACCGCTGAACTTCGATATTGGTCGGTGTTACACTCTGACCTCAAACCCCACGTCTTGGCGCTTAGAGACGAATGGAAGAACTTGCTTGATGACCCCAGCACAACCGAACCCACCTACCAGAAATTTCTTCAAGATAATGCTGGCTTTTTCTGGGCGGATGGGGTCAATTGTGTTGTCGTTCTTTCACAAGTAAGGCTCGGTCGCGATTACGTAACTGATTTCGTTCTGGGGTATGACCGCGGGAGCTTGGGGCTTCACTATGAACTGGTGGAGATCGAGTCCCCCCACGAACCCGCTTATACAAGGGGCGGGAAGCCAAGTAGAAGGCTGAACGCAGCACTTGAGCAAGTAAGCGATTGGAAGTACTGGATCAACGCGAACCGGGAGGAAGCTAAGCGAGTTTTCCCGTCGTCGGACTTCCTCTATGATATGCCCAGCTTCAGCTATACAGTCGTGATTGGGCGGCGTTCAGACGGTGACGACCAACGTCTCAGGCGGAATCGAAAAGCGGCGAGTCTTGGGGTCGCAATCCGATCGTTCGACTGGCTCTCTGATCGCGTAACTGGGCGTATCTACCTAGACACGTTCGAGACCTATGCGCACGAGTGTTCGCGGCTACCAGTTGCGGTGCGGAATCAACTAGCAAGCCCATTCAATACATCTATCAGCGACGGGGATTGGCGAGCGATTAGCCGGTCTGCGAAGTTCAAGCCGTTTCACAGCGTGCCGCTGAATGCGGAGTTGCTAATCCCAAAGTGGTCACAAAGCTATCGCTTGTCGGATTTCGATGCTGCGTGGAGCAAGCTGTCTGACGCGCGGAGAGCTTCGTTTGCTCAGACACTCGAGGAGAGTGAACGCCACTGA
- a CDS encoding GNAT family N-acetyltransferase, whose protein sequence is MSETFRPARPDEVPEVARLEAHSFPSTTRTHHWWEEWLVSGPHGGLESLWVAEEHGRLIGACQLLWLRQWIAGVAMPVMGLASVAIAPTHRRRGLAGRMLTAGFDHARERGDVGSALYPFRASFYEQLGYGLAGEAHQYQLAPGLLPDDKAERMRVRLVDAPEDEAAMRAVYAQAAQRLQSGQLDRTVRSWRNTWGGEDQAAVVYWGESGEAEGYAIVRYRADLPIDKRFLEVEERVWLTLGAQRGLYAWMSSLGDQWREIVYRAHPEEGFGDRISEPRLPLLSNPGWGLWFPSATLLRGPMFRVLDVPEALGMRSLQPEEDMTLRLEVNDGQVAENRGPWRVRMEGGRMDVEPFRGGAVDATFTLPMDTLSRIFIGALAPWQAIAGGLATIDRPELTKALDHAWGVPKPWTFDKF, encoded by the coding sequence GTGAGCGAGACGTTCCGCCCGGCGCGGCCGGACGAGGTGCCCGAGGTGGCCCGGCTGGAGGCGCACAGCTTTCCGTCCACCACCCGCACCCATCACTGGTGGGAGGAATGGCTGGTCAGCGGCCCGCATGGTGGGCTGGAATCGTTGTGGGTGGCCGAGGAGCACGGCCGCCTCATCGGCGCCTGCCAGCTCCTCTGGCTGCGGCAGTGGATCGCGGGGGTCGCCATGCCGGTGATGGGGCTCGCGTCCGTCGCCATCGCGCCCACGCACCGGCGGCGGGGGCTGGCGGGGCGCATGCTGACCGCCGGCTTCGACCACGCCCGCGAGCGCGGCGACGTGGGCTCGGCGCTCTACCCCTTCCGCGCGTCGTTCTACGAGCAGCTCGGCTACGGGCTGGCCGGCGAGGCGCACCAGTACCAGCTCGCCCCCGGCCTCCTGCCCGACGACAAGGCGGAGCGGATGCGGGTGCGCCTGGTGGACGCGCCCGAGGACGAGGCCGCCATGCGCGCCGTCTACGCCCAGGCCGCCCAGCGGCTGCAGAGCGGCCAGCTCGACCGCACCGTGCGCTCCTGGCGCAATACGTGGGGGGGCGAGGACCAGGCGGCCGTCGTCTACTGGGGCGAGAGCGGCGAGGCGGAGGGATACGCCATCGTCCGCTACCGCGCCGACCTTCCCATCGACAAGCGCTTCCTGGAGGTGGAGGAGCGCGTCTGGCTGACCCTGGGCGCCCAGCGCGGCCTCTACGCCTGGATGTCGTCGCTGGGCGACCAGTGGCGCGAGATCGTCTACCGCGCGCACCCCGAAGAGGGCTTCGGCGACCGCATCAGCGAGCCGCGCCTGCCGCTGCTGAGCAACCCGGGGTGGGGCCTCTGGTTCCCCTCCGCGACCCTCCTCCGCGGCCCCATGTTCCGCGTCCTGGACGTTCCCGAGGCGCTGGGGATGCGCTCGCTTCAGCCCGAGGAGGACATGACGCTGCGGCTGGAGGTGAACGACGGCCAGGTGGCGGAGAACCGCGGCCCGTGGCGGGTGCGGATGGAGGGTGGCCGCATGGACGTGGAGCCGTTCCGCGGCGGCGCCGTGGACGCCACCTTTACGCTGCCCATGGACACGCTGTCGCGCATCTTCATCGGCGCGCTCGCCCCCTGGCAGGCGATCGCCGGCGGCCTCGCCACCATCGACCGCCCGGAGCTGACCAAGGCGCTGGACCACGCGTGGGGCGTGCCGAAGCCGTGGACGTTCGACAAGTTTTGA
- a CDS encoding FAD binding domain-containing protein, with protein sequence MLRLHEYRYHRPERLADALALLRGHEDALAIAGGTDLMPNMKHRLFTPRHLVALKGIAELRGIGLADGAGNAVPDDSPDTRELVIGAGATLTEVSRNPLVRRHFPSLAEAAGKVAAPQIRNSGTMGGNLCLDTRCTYYNQSYFWREALGFCLKKDGDVCHVTKVGKKCVAAHSADTPPVLMTLGASLDLASADGARTLSVADFFIADGKSNTLRRRDELIHRIRIPLPAPGLRTAYRKVRQRNSVDYPLLSIAAAARLSPDSRVESLSLVVSALGAKPRVVSGLDKLAGAPLREVVDAAAQLAFKQCHPLENLIVDPDWRHAMVPVYVRRALEEMA encoded by the coding sequence ATGCTGCGTCTCCACGAGTACCGCTACCACCGCCCCGAGCGCCTCGCCGACGCCCTTGCGCTGCTGCGCGGGCACGAGGACGCACTCGCCATCGCCGGCGGCACGGACCTGATGCCGAACATGAAGCACCGCCTCTTCACCCCGCGCCACCTGGTCGCGCTCAAAGGGATCGCGGAGCTGCGCGGCATCGGCCTGGCGGACGGCGCGGGAAACGCGGTGCCCGACGACTCGCCCGACACGCGGGAGCTGGTGATCGGCGCCGGGGCCACCCTCACCGAGGTGTCGCGCAACCCGCTGGTGCGCCGCCACTTCCCGTCACTGGCCGAAGCCGCCGGCAAGGTGGCCGCCCCGCAGATCCGCAACTCCGGCACGATGGGCGGCAACCTCTGCCTGGACACGCGCTGCACCTACTACAACCAGTCGTACTTCTGGCGCGAGGCGCTGGGCTTCTGCCTCAAGAAGGATGGCGACGTCTGCCACGTCACAAAGGTCGGCAAGAAGTGCGTCGCCGCCCATTCCGCCGACACGCCCCCCGTGCTGATGACGCTCGGCGCCTCCCTCGATCTCGCCTCGGCCGACGGCGCACGCACGCTCTCCGTCGCCGACTTCTTCATCGCGGACGGCAAGTCGAACACGCTGCGCCGCCGCGACGAGCTCATCCACCGCATCCGCATCCCGCTGCCCGCGCCCGGCCTGCGTACCGCGTACCGCAAGGTGCGGCAGCGCAACTCGGTCGACTACCCGCTCCTCTCCATCGCCGCCGCCGCGCGCCTGTCGCCCGACAGCCGCGTCGAATCGCTGTCGCTGGTGGTCTCCGCGCTGGGAGCGAAGCCGCGCGTGGTCTCGGGTCTGGACAAGCTCGCCGGCGCCCCGCTCCGCGAAGTCGTGGACGCCGCCGCCCAGCTCGCCTTCAAGCAGTGCCACCCCCTCGAAAACCTCATCGTAGACCCCGACTGGCGCCACGCCATGGTCCCCGTCTACGTCCGCCGCGCCCTGGAGGAGATGGCCTGA
- a CDS encoding DUF1343 domain-containing protein, translating to MTHRQAPISIPFAALVATLLSMGACRTGSPPETAAGSADSVARPAATASADRPQQAPSRSSAVIPGIEILLRDSMHLIRGKRVGLITNQSAVTRSGELGADLLARTPGVQLVALFGPEHGIRGNLEAGATFVGGRDTKTGVVVYSLYDRTQRPTAEELANVDVLVFDIQDIGARVYTFVWTMAMAMEEAAKKGIPFIVLDRPNPITDMQDGPVMDLEVKTVTQVITGYYSVPLRHGMTAGEIARYYNEDAKIGADLHVVPVEGWNPSTWFEQTGLRFIPPSPNIRSVTSALNFTGLVLAEATNVHVGRGTEAPFNYIGAPWLDANRLLAAVAKYNLPGVRLTPTQITPTTNPAVDTDYKGQTFTTLRLEVTDRNTYRPAYTTLVLLSEAKKQNPAQFKIENAGFTQMIGSHWARAAFDRGEDPRVIDERWRRELAEWNRTKRERYRIYPRTGGSAATGGTTTGG from the coding sequence ATGACGCATCGCCAAGCCCCGATCTCCATCCCCTTCGCCGCCCTCGTGGCCACGCTGCTGTCCATGGGCGCCTGCCGCACCGGCTCGCCCCCGGAGACCGCCGCCGGCTCCGCAGACTCCGTGGCGCGCCCCGCCGCCACCGCATCGGCCGACCGCCCGCAGCAGGCGCCCAGCAGGAGCAGCGCGGTGATCCCCGGAATCGAGATCCTCCTGCGCGACTCGATGCACTTGATCAGAGGCAAGCGGGTGGGCCTCATCACCAACCAGAGCGCCGTCACCCGCTCCGGCGAGCTGGGGGCGGACCTCCTCGCGCGCACACCGGGCGTGCAGCTGGTGGCCCTCTTCGGTCCGGAGCACGGCATCCGCGGCAACCTGGAGGCCGGCGCCACCTTCGTGGGCGGCCGCGACACCAAGACCGGGGTCGTGGTCTACTCGCTGTACGACCGCACCCAGCGCCCCACCGCCGAGGAGCTGGCGAACGTGGACGTGCTGGTCTTCGACATCCAGGACATCGGCGCGCGCGTCTACACCTTCGTCTGGACGATGGCGATGGCGATGGAGGAGGCTGCGAAGAAGGGGATCCCCTTCATCGTACTCGACCGGCCCAACCCCATCACGGACATGCAGGACGGCCCGGTGATGGACCTGGAGGTGAAGACGGTGACGCAGGTGATCACCGGCTACTACAGCGTCCCGCTTCGCCACGGGATGACGGCCGGCGAGATCGCGCGCTACTACAACGAGGACGCGAAGATCGGCGCCGACCTGCACGTGGTGCCGGTGGAGGGGTGGAACCCGAGCACCTGGTTCGAGCAGACGGGGCTCCGCTTCATCCCGCCGAGCCCCAACATCCGCTCCGTGACTTCGGCGCTGAACTTCACCGGGCTGGTGCTGGCCGAGGCGACCAACGTGCACGTGGGGCGCGGCACCGAGGCGCCCTTCAATTACATCGGCGCCCCCTGGCTGGACGCCAACCGCCTGCTCGCGGCGGTCGCCAAGTACAACCTTCCGGGCGTGCGGCTGACCCCCACGCAGATCACCCCCACCACCAACCCCGCGGTGGACACGGACTACAAGGGGCAGACCTTCACCACGCTGCGCCTGGAGGTGACGGACCGCAACACCTACCGGCCGGCGTACACGACGCTGGTGCTGCTGAGCGAGGCCAAGAAGCAGAACCCGGCGCAGTTCAAGATCGAGAATGCGGGCTTCACGCAGATGATCGGCTCGCACTGGGCGCGCGCCGCCTTCGACCGCGGCGAGGACCCGCGCGTGATCGACGAGCGCTGGCGCCGCGAGCTGGCCGAATGGAACCGCACCAAGCGCGAGCGCTACCGCATCTATCCGCGGACGGGGGGAAGCGCCGCCACCGGGGGAACCACCACCGGGGGGTGA
- a CDS encoding Phenylacetic acid catabolic protein: MARYTDEELKEKVHNGFIVEYPDEMTEGYRNALIVQLLVQADTELISAPAYFGAAKDAPSTNTMVSATAIIQDELAHANIAYRLLEDLGMDKEQLVYGREAHEFKHPYGFDHPLENWAELVVANGLYDRAGITLLGDVFKNTSYGPLKRALVKVDQEETFHLRHGEMWMKRLSAAGGEAKESIQRAVDWMFPMAVEWFGLPDDMKRHSGQLDYKLKGMTNDELRQTWMQSTVPLCESIGIKVPAHWDEGRERFVLDYAFPCEYDEDEKRWLMDEGEISWSQVFERWKGRGPANKRFVESIQEGRAFRGMLEAA, from the coding sequence ATGGCCCGATACACTGATGAAGAGCTCAAGGAAAAGGTCCACAACGGCTTCATCGTCGAGTATCCCGACGAGATGACGGAGGGGTACCGGAACGCGCTGATCGTGCAGCTGCTGGTGCAGGCGGACACGGAGCTGATCTCCGCGCCGGCGTACTTCGGGGCGGCCAAGGACGCGCCGTCCACCAACACGATGGTGAGCGCCACGGCCATCATTCAGGACGAGCTTGCGCACGCCAACATCGCGTACCGCCTCCTCGAAGACCTGGGGATGGACAAGGAACAGCTCGTGTACGGCCGCGAGGCGCACGAGTTCAAGCACCCGTACGGCTTCGACCACCCGCTGGAGAACTGGGCGGAGCTGGTGGTGGCCAACGGCCTCTACGACCGCGCCGGGATCACGCTGCTGGGCGACGTCTTCAAGAACACCTCGTACGGCCCGCTCAAGCGCGCGCTGGTCAAGGTGGACCAGGAGGAGACCTTCCACCTGCGCCACGGCGAGATGTGGATGAAGCGCCTCTCGGCCGCGGGCGGCGAGGCGAAGGAGTCGATCCAGCGCGCCGTGGACTGGATGTTCCCGATGGCGGTGGAGTGGTTCGGGCTTCCGGACGACATGAAGCGCCATTCGGGCCAGCTCGACTACAAGCTCAAGGGGATGACCAACGACGAGCTGCGGCAGACGTGGATGCAGTCCACCGTGCCGCTCTGCGAGTCGATCGGCATCAAGGTGCCGGCGCACTGGGACGAGGGGCGCGAGCGCTTCGTGCTGGACTACGCCTTCCCCTGCGAGTACGACGAGGACGAGAAGCGCTGGCTCATGGACGAGGGCGAGATCTCTTGGAGCCAGGTGTTCGAGCGGTGGAAGGGGCGCGGGCCCGCGAACAAGCGCTTCGTGGAGTCGATCCAGGAAGGGCGCGCGTTCCGGGGCATGCTGGAGGCGGCGTGA
- a CDS encoding metal-sulfur cluster assembly factor produces the protein MPAEERNGPLWDALREVMDPEIPISLVDLGLIYDVRRDGSAVEVDLTFTATACPCMAFIHFDIQDRLQREPGVAEVKVNEVWTPAWTKARISPEGREMLKTMGVSM, from the coding sequence GTGCCGGCGGAGGAGCGCAACGGGCCGCTGTGGGATGCGCTACGCGAGGTGATGGACCCGGAGATTCCCATCTCGCTCGTGGACCTGGGGCTGATCTACGACGTGCGGCGGGATGGGTCGGCGGTGGAGGTGGACCTCACCTTCACGGCGACGGCCTGTCCGTGCATGGCCTTCATCCACTTCGACATCCAGGACCGCCTGCAGCGCGAGCCCGGCGTGGCCGAGGTCAAGGTCAACGAGGTGTGGACCCCCGCGTGGACCAAGGCCCGCATCTCGCCCGAAGGCCGGGAGATGCTGAAGACGATGGGCGTGTCGATGTAA
- a CDS encoding ATP-binding protein codes for MTVSVVPERIPALEALSDGFCMMDPEWRLTYCNAAAERMLGMPREELLGLTASEAFPGAEEASVRERLSRARDAAGPVRVPGEEIFPGAPRPFCVIATQAEDGIALQLRALEPDTGRSRGLLESLRHGCVAVDAAGRITYANRAARGVLGARRDAVPGAEIWALLPGEPALLRATLRSALASGKPHRLHAVEVEAEPFRGRFFDVSTRPLVDGGASILFEDVTARVERDRELARYAAEAEETSRARARFFAAASHELRTPLHAIVGYSHLLATATFGPLPREAQRAAERSSMCAEHLSRLVDDVLLLSTTEIDRLRVVPVRLAPADFLHAAMEPLRVQAEAKGLSFTVAAPDTLPVVESDPERLRQVLQAVVGNALKFTPRGSVRVEARTATDPGTLEFRVADTGPGIPADDRERIFQPFEQLCDPSRTDSATRGTGLGLTVARQLARRLHGTLDVEDGEAAAGAVFRLRVPVDFPAQG; via the coding sequence GTGACCGTGTCAGTCGTACCCGAGCGCATCCCGGCCCTCGAAGCCCTTTCGGACGGCTTCTGCATGATGGATCCGGAGTGGCGCCTCACCTACTGCAACGCCGCTGCGGAGCGGATGCTGGGCATGCCCCGCGAGGAGTTGCTCGGCCTCACCGCCTCCGAAGCCTTTCCAGGCGCGGAAGAGGCTTCCGTGCGCGAGCGCCTGTCGCGGGCTCGCGACGCGGCCGGGCCGGTACGCGTGCCCGGCGAGGAGATCTTTCCCGGCGCGCCGCGCCCCTTCTGCGTGATCGCCACGCAGGCCGAGGACGGCATCGCGCTCCAGCTGCGCGCTCTGGAGCCGGATACGGGGCGCTCGCGCGGGCTGCTGGAATCGCTCCGGCACGGGTGCGTGGCGGTGGATGCGGCGGGGCGGATCACGTACGCCAACCGCGCCGCACGCGGCGTCCTCGGCGCGCGCCGCGATGCCGTCCCGGGCGCGGAGATCTGGGCGCTGCTTCCCGGCGAGCCAGCCCTCCTGCGCGCCACGCTGCGCTCCGCGCTGGCCAGCGGGAAGCCGCACCGGCTCCACGCCGTCGAGGTGGAGGCGGAGCCGTTCCGCGGCCGCTTCTTCGACGTGTCGACGCGCCCGCTGGTGGACGGCGGCGCGTCGATCCTGTTCGAGGACGTGACCGCGCGCGTCGAGCGCGACCGCGAGCTGGCCCGCTACGCCGCCGAGGCCGAGGAGACGAGCCGCGCCCGTGCCCGCTTCTTCGCCGCGGCGAGCCACGAGCTGCGCACGCCGCTGCACGCCATCGTCGGCTACTCGCACCTCCTGGCCACCGCCACCTTTGGGCCGCTTCCGCGCGAGGCCCAGCGCGCCGCCGAGCGCTCGAGCATGTGCGCCGAGCACCTGTCGCGCCTCGTCGATGACGTGCTCCTCCTCTCCACGACCGAGATCGACCGCCTGCGCGTCGTCCCGGTGCGGCTCGCCCCGGCGGACTTCCTGCACGCCGCCATGGAGCCGCTCCGCGTGCAGGCCGAGGCGAAAGGCCTCTCCTTCACCGTCGCCGCCCCGGACACGCTCCCGGTGGTGGAGAGCGATCCAGAGCGCCTCCGCCAGGTGCTGCAGGCGGTGGTGGGGAACGCCCTCAAGTTCACCCCCCGCGGCAGCGTCCGCGTGGAGGCGCGCACCGCGACCGATCCCGGCACCCTCGAGTTCCGCGTCGCCGACACCGGCCCCGGCATCCCGGCCGACGACCGCGAACGGATCTTCCAGCCGTTCGAACAGCTTTGCGACCCATCCCGCACCGATTCCGCCACCCGTGGCACAGGTTTGGGGCTCACAGTCGCACGCCAGCTCGCCCGCCGCCTCCACGGCACCCTCGACGTGGAGGACGGCGAAGCGGCCGCGGGCGCCGTCTTCCGCCTTCGCGTCCCGGTGGACTTCCCGGCGCAGGGCTGA
- a CDS encoding Phenylacetic acid catabolic protein, protein MSIAESAARVEKAEELGEGVRSALRDLILTLADCKRVLGLRYSDKMLGAPTLEAGIAASSMAQDEWGHGRLTYALLSEFGDDPKGELEHGRAAAEYRSMGPLDRGFGSWSETVAAGLLLDTALTVQYGALLDSRYVPVHNRVQKLLDEERFHFQYAAGWARRIAGVSVVRGEFVAALAGYLPEALRWLGRDDAESSQLLLSEGIVSQGPSALRARFLRRVGPVLAETGLAESLGITQADGGEWRCDATLHWDGWNDATRRASGVLDDETAARARGDKNRAMLLD, encoded by the coding sequence ATGAGCATCGCAGAGAGCGCCGCGCGGGTGGAGAAAGCCGAGGAGCTGGGCGAGGGCGTCCGCTCCGCACTCCGCGACCTGATCCTGACGCTGGCGGACTGCAAGCGCGTGCTGGGCCTCCGCTACTCGGACAAGATGCTCGGCGCGCCCACGCTGGAGGCGGGGATCGCCGCGTCGTCGATGGCGCAGGACGAGTGGGGGCACGGGCGGCTGACCTATGCCCTCCTCTCCGAGTTCGGCGACGACCCCAAGGGCGAGCTGGAGCACGGGCGCGCCGCCGCGGAGTACCGCAGCATGGGGCCGCTCGATCGCGGCTTCGGATCGTGGAGCGAGACGGTGGCCGCCGGGCTCCTGCTGGACACCGCGCTCACGGTGCAGTATGGCGCCCTGCTGGACAGCCGCTACGTCCCCGTCCACAACCGCGTGCAGAAGCTGCTGGACGAGGAGCGCTTCCACTTCCAGTACGCGGCCGGGTGGGCGCGGCGCATCGCCGGCGTGTCCGTGGTGCGCGGAGAGTTCGTGGCGGCGCTGGCCGGCTACCTTCCCGAAGCGCTTCGCTGGCTCGGGCGCGACGATGCCGAGTCCAGCCAGCTCCTCCTGTCCGAGGGAATCGTGTCGCAGGGGCCGTCCGCCCTGCGCGCGCGCTTTCTCCGCCGCGTAGGCCCGGTGCTCGCTGAGACGGGCCTGGCTGAGTCGCTGGGGATCACCCAGGCCGACGGCGGCGAATGGCGCTGCGACGCCACGCTTCACTGGGACGGCTGGAACGACGCTACCCGGCGCGCCAGCGGTGTGCTGGACGATGAGACTGCCGCCCGCGCCCGCGGCGACAAGAACCGCGCGATGCTCCTGGACTGA
- a CDS encoding DUF4365 domain-containing protein, protein MVLTPDEIGHIAEVATDKDFSTPIQDGQRVLFRTTHLGDKYRTFDFLVSILGPDHVPQGIFFVQVKGTTRATAASVRVPIAVGADEFNRLVAAPVPTYLVGVDVNRRATYIVAAHRRRGSRVSSITRAFPLGSDAVKVALHDEVAEYWKANGRTLWNTRFRDV, encoded by the coding sequence GTGGTGCTCACGCCCGATGAGATTGGACACATCGCGGAGGTCGCGACGGACAAGGATTTCTCGACGCCGATTCAGGATGGGCAGCGGGTGCTGTTCCGGACGACGCACCTCGGGGACAAGTACCGGACGTTCGACTTCCTCGTCAGCATTCTTGGGCCCGACCATGTACCGCAGGGTATCTTCTTCGTGCAGGTCAAGGGAACGACGCGAGCCACGGCGGCGTCCGTTCGGGTACCTATCGCAGTTGGTGCGGACGAGTTCAACCGGCTTGTGGCGGCTCCGGTGCCGACTTATCTGGTCGGGGTAGACGTGAACCGGCGTGCGACGTACATCGTCGCGGCGCACCGGCGCCGAGGGTCACGGGTGTCGAGCATTACGCGTGCGTTCCCGCTGGGCAGTGATGCCGTGAAGGTAGCGTTGCACGACGAGGTCGCTGAATACTGGAAGGCTAACGGGCGCACACTCTGGAACACGAGGTTCCGGGATGTTTGA